In one window of Vanrija pseudolonga chromosome 5, complete sequence DNA:
- the Tmem97 gene encoding Sigma intracellular receptor 2: MSRFQGRTLDLIWFIFLVPTTLFIDLQVFYPAWLLEATPFPAVLDWYVSRSRDPILLGVVSGRDEWAWLRTFFWLEALFQLPSFIIGAIGLWNTLLVAYGASTATTLAPVLNAVLTHPYSKPPLTVAELGMLLSSYIPFLVFPLGMALDFGLRLVKIAGRSVSHERKSS; encoded by the exons ATGTCACGATTCCAAGGCCGTACTCTCGACCTGATCTGGttcatcttcctcgtc CCGACGACACTGTTCATCGACCTGCAGGTCTTCTACCCGGCCTGGCTGCTCGAGGCGACCCCCTTTcccgccgtgctcgactgGTAcgtgtcgcgctcgcgcgaccCCATCCTCCTGGGCGTCGTGTCgggccgcgacgagtgggCTTGGCTGCGTACCTTTTTCTGGCTCGAGGCCCTCTTCCAGCTCCCGAGCTTTATTATTGGCGCCATTGGCCTCTGGAACA CCCTCCTGGTGGCGTACGGCGCGTCGACAGCCACGACCCTCGCTCCAGTGCTCAACGCCGTTCTCACGCACCCCTACTCCAAGCCGCCTCTcacggtcgccgagctgggcatGCTGCTCAGCAGCTACATCCCGTTCCTCGTATTTCCCCTCGGCATGGCTCTCGACTTCGGTCTCCGCTTGGTCAAGATCGCGGGCCGCAGCGTGTCCCACGAGCGCAAGAGCTCGTAA
- the SPBC651.09c gene encoding RNA polymerase-associated protein, translating to MSDLENELLGLAEDDPSQNKRRHSNNGSRKPKNHAYVEESDNDTEASMDLDSDDDDGGRPSGSAAAAPRPRPASNPYPLEGKYVDEDDRDHLDNLPEIERENILASRQEEIQKFKDSMALDAMFRAANDDADDDDAPSRKRRKHTSVTTEASRAMAELKNRRKAKDERVQRRVSICSEDHPHSNSVQAARRERRARSSSIVSQDEASSEEGEISNRDSWRQASPSRPRPAGDDRRQDRSPDLDSRPANAQELNAARLSRYELVDMMYKDQFESVITGAYVRVMSGDAGENGQPKYRIQRVNGLESGHSHGRYSIEYKGNKVSDDRALLCQYGKLVRLFRIADVSNGDLDEDEFVRFTRTSQADEVRLPRRSELKRKHEQIAALRDRPMTEDEVNRQVEARKRANPGAHRQKTQLQITSLMGSKNLALRRNDLKEAEFISQQIEELGGDPATGQLLGVDDNKTEHERRIERINQNNLRKTRENMAKAHDALLAKKKAEDAIVKAKAAAAAQNAAQSSAAPAPPPISGVKKGETPQQYVARTVDLDLGDF from the exons ATGTCCGACTTGGAAAacgagctccttggcctggCTGAGGACGATCCGAGCCAGAACAAGAGGCGTCACTCCAACAACGGATCGCGCAAGCCCAAGAACCACGCCTA TGTTGAAGAGTCGGACAATGACACTGAGGCGTCGATGGACCTTGACtcggatgacgacgatggagGCCGTCCAAGCGGCTCAGCcgcagctgctcctcgccctcgtccggCGTCGAACCCGTACCCACTGGAAGGCAAATATGTGGACGAGGATGACCGCGACCA CCTCGACAATCTTCCAGAGATTGAAAGGGAAAACATTCTCGCGTCTCGCCAGGAAGAGATCCAGAAGTTCAAGGACTCGATGGCTTTGGATGCCATGTTCCGGGCTgcgaacgacgacgccgacgacgatgacgctCCTTCAAGGAAACGCC GCAAGCACACCAGTGTTACGACCGAGGCGTCGCGGGCGATGGCAGAGCTCAAGAATCGGCGAAAGGCCAAGGATGAGCGTGTGCAGCGTCGAGTAAGCATTTGCTCTGAAGACCATCCCCATTCTAACAGCGTCCAGGCTGCCCGTCGCGAGCGCAGGGCTCGGTCATCATCGATTGTGTCTCAAGATGAGGCTTCATCGGAGGAGGGAGAGATTTCCAACCGTGATTCGTGGCGCCAGGCTTCACCGTCCCGACCGCGTCCTGCTGGGGATGACAGGCGCCAGGACCGATCCCCAGATCTTGACTCGCGTCCCGCCAATGCCCAAGAGCTTAACGCGGCCAGGCTGAGCCGCTACGAGCTCGTGGACATGATGTACAAGGACCAGTTTGAGAGCGTGATCACCG GTGCCTATGTCCGCGTCATGTCCGGCGATGCTGGTGAGAATGGGCAGCCAAAGTACCGCATCCAACGTGTCAATG GGCTGGAATCTGGCCACTCTCATGGTCGATACTCTATCGAGTACAAGGGCAACAAGGTTTCTGACGATCGGGCACTTCTCTGCCAGTATGGCAAGCTTGTACGCCTGTTCCGCATTGCGGACGTGTCAAACggtgacctcgacgag GACGAGTTTGTACGCTTCACCCGCACAAGTCAGGCCGACGAAGTTAGGCTACCTAGACGGTCGGAGTTGAAGCGCAAGCATGAGCAAATCGCTGCTCTTCGCGACCGCCCCATGACGGAGGACGAGGTTAACCGCCAAGTGGAAGCACGGAAGCGCGCCAACCCCGGAGCTCACCGTCAAAAGACCCAGCTCCAAATCACATCCTTGATGGGTTCAAAGAATCTGGCTCTGCGTCGCAACGACCTAAAGGAGGCAGAGTTCATTAGTCAGCAgatcgaggagctcggcggtgATCCTGCGACAGGCCAGCTCCTTggtgtcgacgacaacaagaCGGAGCACGAGAGGAGGATCGAGCGCATCAACCAGAACAACTTGCGCAAGACTCGTGAAAATATGGCCAAGGCTCACGACGCTCTTCttgccaagaagaaggccgaggacgctATTGTCAAGGCGAAAGCAGC
- the GPI8 gene encoding GPI-anchor transamidase has product MRLPSWCTWLLLLIGPLLSLASASAGEQVQAFFETGSNESRHTNNWAVLVCSSRYWFNYRHMANTLAMYRTIKRLGIPDSNIILMLADDVACNARNLFPATVYGNNDRRLDLYGDSVEVDYGGYDVTVENFLRLLTGRLDHHVPPNKRLLSDASSNVFIYMTGHGGNEFLKFQDNEEVSAFDIADAVEQMWEKRRYNKLLFMIDTCQANTMYSKFYSPNIIATGSSELGESSLSHHNDMDIGVAVIDGFTHFILDKFEPVNKSSQMTLQDLFDSYDPAAILSHPGVSTDLSRVPPSHILVTDFFGGVAGVEVASAARKSTNGGRGWTAASSEQQKSNRDTKLLRTVDKPRPSSNITLSPPASLPIRDLVGWVALAGAAATGSYAYTRALVH; this is encoded by the exons ATGCGATTGCCAAGCTGGTGTACTTGGCTGTTGCTCCTCATAGGACCGTTGTTGTCCTTGGCCTCAGCCTCTGCCGGTGAACAGGTTCAGGCCTTCTTCGAAACCGGCAGTAATGAGTCGAGGCATACCAACAACTGGGCTGTGCTGGTCTGCTCATCTCGGTATTGGTTCAACTATCGC CACATGGCCAACACCCTGGCAATGTATAGGACCATTAAGCGCCTTGGCATCCCAGACTCGAACATCATCCTcatgctcgccgacgacgtcgcttGTAACGCTCGCAACCTGTTCCCAGCGACCGTGTACGGCAACAATGACCGGAGGCTGGACCTGTACGGAGAcagtgtcgaggtcgactacGGAGGCTACGACGTTACCGTGGAGAACTTCCTTCGGCTGTTGACGG GCCGCCTTGACCACCATGTCCCGCCAAATAAGCGTTTGTTGTCCGACGCGTCTTCAAACGTCTTCATCTACATGACCGGGCACGGTGGAAACGAGTTCTTGAAGTTCCAGGACAATGAAGAGGTGTCAGCCTTCGACATCGCCGACGCTGTCGAGCAGATGTGGGAGAAGAGGAG GTACAACAAACTCTTGTTCATGATCGACACGTGCCAGGCGAACACCATGTACTCCAAGTTCTACTCGCCAAACATCATTGCGACCGGATCATCAGAGCTTGGTGAGAGCTCCTTATCG CACCACAACGACATGGACATCGGGGTGGCTGTCATCGACGGCTTTACCCACTTCATCTTGGACAAGTTTGAGCCTGTGAACAAGTCGTCACAGATGACGCTCCAGGACTTG TTTGATTCATATGACCCCGCTGCTATCTTGTCGCACCCCGGAGTGTCAACAGATCTCTCAAGAGTGCCGCCTTCGCATATTCTGGTGACAGACTTCTTTGGCGGTGTCGCGGGAGTGGAAGTGGCGTCCGCCGCCCGAAAGAGCACAAACGGCGGCCGGGGTTGGACAGCAGCGTCAAGCGAGCAGCAGAAGAGCAATCGCGACACGAAACTGTTGAGGACTGTGGACAAGCCCCGCCCGTCCTCGAACATTACACTCTCTCCACCAGCATCGCTACCCATCCGGGACCTCGTCGGCTGGGTTGCacttgccggcgccgccgccacgggcTCCTACGCCTACACTCGAGCTCTCGTGCATTGA